The following DNA comes from Vespa velutina chromosome 11, iVesVel2.1, whole genome shotgun sequence.
CACGAAGGAAACGTGCTTCGATGAGATAATACGAAGGATTCAAAAGTTTCCATAAGTCGATCCTTTACCGGTTTTTGACGATTTCATAATCgaggataattttattttcacaaaaTTACGATCTTTCATAATGTTTACTACAACGAATTATCATAtccgttaattatttattattttattatgacaaaaccatttatttattcgatattattattattattattattattattattattattattattattattatgtttttatactTGATGTATATCATCTTGAATAATTTGTTGTTTAGTTATACCGatcaatattaaatgtaattattttaataattacattattattattactattattattaagtcattattgttattattattattattattattattattattattattattattattattattattaattggagAGTTATTGTATATGATGATAAAATTGGACACATTTTGTGTGACAGTCGCAACCTTAATATATTAATCCAGACGATTAAAGTTATCATGTCACAAAATGTGTCATTCATAAGTGTCAATTACACGCTTGATTTAATTCAATGATGATTAGACACACATTGCCTTTGTGAAGAACTATGCATAAAAGTATTCCACAATTAATtcgtgaaattttatattgaatttcttttaaaattcggTAAAAATTTACAGGTCAGAGGATCACGACAATTCAGCTCGATGGCGTCCAATATTTTGTATCAAGAATGAATCCGTATAGTCCAGAACTGAACTACTTCCTAGCGTATCAATATTGTCGTTCTCTGGGTCTTCAACTGGCGTCCTtcgaaacgaaggaaaaatcaGACACTATGACACAATATCTTAAAAATGCCGGTTACACGAAATACGATTTTTGGACGTCTGGTAATAAACTCGGCACGGATATGTTCCTATGGATGAGTACAGGACTACCCTTCAACACGACATTCGATTATATGCTAAAGAGACCTGGAAACAGACCTGCTGATGTTCCACCTGGCACCGAACCTCAGAGAGTTGCGCGTGAaaggtaaaaaggaaaagaaaaaaaaaggaaaaaaaaacataaaaagaaaaaggaagaagaaaggaaagaaaaaagataaattattaaataatcctttttcttcgttgaaataattagaaattgtGCTAAAGCAAAGTAAAATATACGACGAAgtctttttattcgaaaaatttgcaaaattttgttgattttatcatttttgttttttttttttttttttttttttttttttttatttttattttttaatggcCAATAAGAAAGCTTCGAAATAATCCTgcgttttgttattatatatcatacgaAGGGAGGATTATCTCGATATTGTCGATCagttgtaaaaaagaaaaagaaaaagaaaaaaaaaagagtaagaaataaagaaaagcaaaaaaagaaaacacaggAAATATCTatcttaaataaattcgatcgaaaattaCAAATGAGATATCAAAAGTATTCTTATCAgtaatttattctattttcaaGTGGCGACAGTGGCAGTGCAGACGGTTGCGTCGCGATGATAGCACCAACGTTAGCATGGGAGGCTCAGGATTGTACCCTCGTTAAGGACTTTATCTGCGAGCAAACAAGATGCTACTACTATAACTACGGCAGCATTCCAGTCTCCGCGACTCAGGGGTAAGAGGTGAGATAATACTTGTCACAAAAAAATACACGAAATTgccgagtgagagagagagagagagagagagagagagagagggagggaggaagagaaagaaaaagaaaaagaggaaaaaagataaggaagaaaaaaatctaaagaCGTGGGTCTTTAAGGTGAATCCTGTTGGCTATACGGATATAAACTGTATAAAGAGAACCGATAAAATATGCAGATTAAATCCCCATGAACGCATaagatcttttatattttcatataggATCGAATTGCAACGTTTTTATCGGTTATCacggttatttttttttttttttttttttttttttttttttcttttttcttttccttacaaattataaaacgtTCTAAAagcttattcttattattattacagtagTTAGCTGATAATCAAAAGGTTGCTGGTAATCTGGGATCCTCCgggataaaagaataaagtatCCGGctgatataattttcaataatttcatgCGAACGTAcacgcttcttttttttttttttgtttttttactaaGATCTCTCAGAAATATTGACCTTGGTTCTAAAGCTTTTttctggaaaaaaataaaaaaataaaaaaaaaagagaaagaaaaagaaaaatcccgAAGTCCGATACTTAGTAAGTGCTTTTCGTAATAACGCAAACACATTCTCTCGCTTCTCGCTTCAAATACTCGACAAAGGCATACAAATGACacgataaatacatatacatatatacatatacacatacacatacacacacacgcacacaaatGATAACGAAGAAGTTTCGATCCATTGATGAGTTTAATCCGACAAATGAAAATTGGAAACTTATTTAAATGGATCGAGACTTTCGCTCTTTGCGTTTAGGAGCTTCTATTTAATACATTGAGGCTAACTAACATAACTAATACGatgataatgaataataataatcatttgaaaGTAGACGTTGCTCgtagataagaataaaatatttttttcaaacaatgaTCAAAAGGTCCCTTCGTCTTTGGCAACGTTTTCTTTcgacgattataaataaataaatttgaaaggaatgataaaaataaaaatgtgatatAAATTGATGGCGAGctgaatttgattttttccaGAAATCGAAGACCCTACATAACGACCACCTCGGCGCCGGCCAGCGACGACCAGATCGACGAGCACGTGGAGGAGGAAAATAAGGATGAGAAAAAACATGATGAAGTTATCGAAGATAAGACAACGTCATCGTCGAAcgaggaaaatgaagaatcAGCGAATGAAGACGTACCCGAAGACCCGGTCGTTAGCAGGCTGATAACAACAGCCGCTTCCGTGTCTGGCAAATTAGATGATAAAGATGATCAAC
Coding sequences within:
- the LOC124953074 gene encoding uncharacterized protein LOC124953074 isoform X1 produces the protein MKIATLLLVIVAFASGQRITTIQLDGVQYFVSRMNPYSPELNYFLAYQYCRSLGLQLASFETKEKSDTMTQYLKNAGYTKYDFWTSGNKLGTDMFLWMSTGLPFNTTFDYMLKRPGNRPADVPPGTEPQRVARESGDSGSADGCVAMIAPTLAWEAQDCTLVKDFICEQTRCYYYNYGSIPVSATQGNRRPYITTTSAPASDDQIDEHVEEENKDEKKHDEVIEDKTTSSSNEENEESANEDVPEDPVVSRLITTAASVSGKLDDKDDQHEESTTSSLGNIERRRQTDAFVLENTRPDDIPDITSLFTAGNDDGQVIRHQARKENSASVFDGLETREVLRTASRPSTSDMKMEHRDSLDYDVLSDAPADIHTDVQAETEPPNNGLEDAHTIGPYDTVQDYVNDQQDIGESAMMKDQDDDSSTILPEAEPAYRYNIKVRTNGKVLDPPSK
- the LOC124953074 gene encoding C-type lectin 37Da isoform X2 gives rise to the protein MKIATLLLVIVAFASGQRITTIQLDGVQYFVSRMNPYSPELNYFLAYQYCRSLGLQLASFETKEKSDTMTQYLKNAGYTKYDFWTSGNKLGTDMFLWMSTGLPFNTTFDYMLKRPGNRPADVPPGTEPQRVARESGDSGSADGCVAMIAPTLAWEAQDCTLVKDFICEQTRCYYYNYGSIPVSATQG